A window of Lagopus muta isolate bLagMut1 chromosome 16, bLagMut1 primary, whole genome shotgun sequence contains these coding sequences:
- the SPATA2 gene encoding spermatogenesis-associated protein 2 isoform X1 — protein sequence MDTKYKDDLFRKYVQFHECKLSVSDSKQPPINDEYLRVAASALFCLPKIDPFYRFRLIKFYEMAENSLRSLKSSSLHSLHNAFSMLETLGINLFLYPWKKEFKHIKTYTGPFVYYVKSALTEDDVRQILNYMGYVQEVGTMYKLKEQIDAIQVKMVSFELFLAKVECEQLLEIHLQVKDKGYLEIDVINERKNSNEDTRGCSEAMKRRAECKESLNTSMARMVLQKSASERASKDYFKPKVSKASKSVDTYDNYWENKKPPLMSSLSLRKEPILVDVEDDIKDEIIRPSPSLLTMSSSPHACSDEFLPTSSHPNGMLRTNVPYSSYFSAQEDLDIYTDPDTRSMLNFKRQEAIKPDVWLLKNDANPVYHKRAHLAKETASLKCQNCGVPCGASVCQKCDNLFNSRQDYPVVKQSTFSIKPLPNDGLSPASALREKPQYTSQTQSQERASQFSSKSKPASTSRCGFCNRSGAANTCMFCSKVSCDTCLNAYYYDPCCRKSELHRFMPNNQLNYKSTQLSHVVYR from the exons ATGGATACAAAATATAAAGACGATTTATTTAGAAAGTATGTACAGTTCCATGAATGCAAACTGAGTGTCTCTGACAGCAAACAGCCTCCTATTAATGATGAATATTTGCGAGTGGCAGCATCAGCCTTATTTTGCCTTCCCAAAATTGATCCCTTTTATAGATTCCGGTTGATAAAATTTTATGAGATGGCTGAAAACTCACTGAGATCTCTGAAATCCTCGAGTTTACATTCTCTGCATAATGCATTCAGCATGCTTGAGACTCTTGGAATTAATCTCTTTCTATATCCCTGGAAAAAGGAGTTCAAACATATTAAG ACCTACACGGGACCCTTTGTATATTATGTAAAGTCTGCCCTCACTGAAGATGATGTAAGGCAGATTCTGAACTACATGGGCTATGTCCAAGAAGTGGGAACAATGTATAAGCTCAAAGAGCAGATTGATGCTATTCAAGTGAAAATGGTTTCATTTGAACTCTTTTTGGCCAAAGTGGAATGTGAGCAGCTTCTTGAAATTCATTTGCAAGTGAAAGATAAAGGCTATTTGGAGATCGATGTCATAAATGAACGAAAAAATAGCAACGAAGATACTAGAGGCTGCTCAGAAGCTATGAAACGGCGGGCAGAATGTAAAGAAAGCTTAAATACTTCCATGGCACGAATGGTACTTCAGAAATCAGCAAGTGAACGGGCCTCTAAGGATTATTTCAAGCCAAAAGTGAGCAAGGCTTCTAAATCAGTAGACACATATGACAATTATTGGGAAAATAAGAAACCACCGTTGATGAGCTCATTGAGTCTCAGGAAAGAGCCAATCTTAGTTGATGTGGAAGATGACATCAAAGATGAAATTATTCGTCCATCACCCTCTCTACTGACAATGTCAAGCTCACCACATGCATGTTCAGATGAATTCTTGCCAACTTCATCTCATCCTAATGGCATGTTGAGAACAAATGTCCCTTACAGCTCCTATTTTTCTGCTCAAGAGGACTTAGATATCTATACTGATCCTGATACTAGAAGtatgttaaattttaaaaggcagGAAGCTATTAAGCCTGATGTGTGGCTGTTAAAAAATGATGCCAACCCTGTTTACCACAAACGCGCCCACCTAGCCAAAGAGACAGCTTCCCTCAAGTGCCAAAACTGTGGCGTACCTTGTGGGGCTTCTGTTTGCCAAAAGTGTGACAATCTGTTCAACTCCAGGCAGGACTACCCAGTAGTGAAACAGAGCACCTTTTCCATCAAACCACTTCCAAATGATGGCTTATCTCCTGCCTCTGCTTTAAGAGAGAAACCTCAGTACACATCACAGACTCAAAGTCAAGAGAGAGCTTCTCAATTCAGTTCAAAATCCAAACCTGCGAGCACCTCACGCTGCGGCTTTTGTAACCGATCTGGAGCTGCAAATACTTGCATGTTTTGTTCAAAAGTCTCATGTGACACTTGCCTCAATGCTTACTACTATGATCCCTGCTGTAGGAAAAGCGAGCTTCACAGATTCATGCCTAACAATCAGTTAAACTATAAATCAACCCAACTGTCCCATGTTGTTTATAGGTAG
- the SPATA2 gene encoding spermatogenesis-associated protein 2 isoform X2 yields MDTKYKDDLFRKFRLIKFYEMAENSLRSLKSSSLHSLHNAFSMLETLGINLFLYPWKKEFKHIKTYTGPFVYYVKSALTEDDVRQILNYMGYVQEVGTMYKLKEQIDAIQVKMVSFELFLAKVECEQLLEIHLQVKDKGYLEIDVINERKNSNEDTRGCSEAMKRRAECKESLNTSMARMVLQKSASERASKDYFKPKVSKASKSVDTYDNYWENKKPPLMSSLSLRKEPILVDVEDDIKDEIIRPSPSLLTMSSSPHACSDEFLPTSSHPNGMLRTNVPYSSYFSAQEDLDIYTDPDTRSMLNFKRQEAIKPDVWLLKNDANPVYHKRAHLAKETASLKCQNCGVPCGASVCQKCDNLFNSRQDYPVVKQSTFSIKPLPNDGLSPASALREKPQYTSQTQSQERASQFSSKSKPASTSRCGFCNRSGAANTCMFCSKVSCDTCLNAYYYDPCCRKSELHRFMPNNQLNYKSTQLSHVVYR; encoded by the exons ATGGATACAAAATATAAAGACGATTTATTTAGAAA ATTCCGGTTGATAAAATTTTATGAGATGGCTGAAAACTCACTGAGATCTCTGAAATCCTCGAGTTTACATTCTCTGCATAATGCATTCAGCATGCTTGAGACTCTTGGAATTAATCTCTTTCTATATCCCTGGAAAAAGGAGTTCAAACATATTAAG ACCTACACGGGACCCTTTGTATATTATGTAAAGTCTGCCCTCACTGAAGATGATGTAAGGCAGATTCTGAACTACATGGGCTATGTCCAAGAAGTGGGAACAATGTATAAGCTCAAAGAGCAGATTGATGCTATTCAAGTGAAAATGGTTTCATTTGAACTCTTTTTGGCCAAAGTGGAATGTGAGCAGCTTCTTGAAATTCATTTGCAAGTGAAAGATAAAGGCTATTTGGAGATCGATGTCATAAATGAACGAAAAAATAGCAACGAAGATACTAGAGGCTGCTCAGAAGCTATGAAACGGCGGGCAGAATGTAAAGAAAGCTTAAATACTTCCATGGCACGAATGGTACTTCAGAAATCAGCAAGTGAACGGGCCTCTAAGGATTATTTCAAGCCAAAAGTGAGCAAGGCTTCTAAATCAGTAGACACATATGACAATTATTGGGAAAATAAGAAACCACCGTTGATGAGCTCATTGAGTCTCAGGAAAGAGCCAATCTTAGTTGATGTGGAAGATGACATCAAAGATGAAATTATTCGTCCATCACCCTCTCTACTGACAATGTCAAGCTCACCACATGCATGTTCAGATGAATTCTTGCCAACTTCATCTCATCCTAATGGCATGTTGAGAACAAATGTCCCTTACAGCTCCTATTTTTCTGCTCAAGAGGACTTAGATATCTATACTGATCCTGATACTAGAAGtatgttaaattttaaaaggcagGAAGCTATTAAGCCTGATGTGTGGCTGTTAAAAAATGATGCCAACCCTGTTTACCACAAACGCGCCCACCTAGCCAAAGAGACAGCTTCCCTCAAGTGCCAAAACTGTGGCGTACCTTGTGGGGCTTCTGTTTGCCAAAAGTGTGACAATCTGTTCAACTCCAGGCAGGACTACCCAGTAGTGAAACAGAGCACCTTTTCCATCAAACCACTTCCAAATGATGGCTTATCTCCTGCCTCTGCTTTAAGAGAGAAACCTCAGTACACATCACAGACTCAAAGTCAAGAGAGAGCTTCTCAATTCAGTTCAAAATCCAAACCTGCGAGCACCTCACGCTGCGGCTTTTGTAACCGATCTGGAGCTGCAAATACTTGCATGTTTTGTTCAAAAGTCTCATGTGACACTTGCCTCAATGCTTACTACTATGATCCCTGCTGTAGGAAAAGCGAGCTTCACAGATTCATGCCTAACAATCAGTTAAACTATAAATCAACCCAACTGTCCCATGTTGTTTATAGGTAG